One window of Brachionichthys hirsutus isolate HB-005 chromosome 21, CSIRO-AGI_Bhir_v1, whole genome shotgun sequence genomic DNA carries:
- the si:ch73-103b11.2 gene encoding rootletin, translated as MSFKDNACRKFQANIFNKSKCQNCFKPRECHSVNDEDLNQAKPVYGGWLLLAPEGTNFDNPLHRSRKWQRRFFILYEHGLLRYALDEMPSTLPQGTINMNQCSDVIDGETRTGQKNSLCILTPEREHFIRAECKEIINGWQEALTVYPRTNKQNQKKKRKVDPPTQQEPGPAKVTVTSSSGGSIPCLPSSIASAAHVPMSRATLWQEESRWSRATIPCSRSTSCISQLSQSRPDSSISTQDGGKIHWLFRHRNSGTVSTGRKVRVESGYFSLEKTKSEPSPPSAQHFQPPLHLPLASSSSSSYLGALNPSSSQSSLDSEPSSTTPTWEGNGAGGGSTGSATGGGSRVGQSGRDYTSLSDVPRARRLSYCEAFRSDKKRQELRARTRSPGREEVARLFGQERRRSQVIGQFEEGQQSERMDTSSSSEPPANATLLQRQGRSERRHLPNKHEMSLDAGKDRSVPDVSGSTVANLRRAKSLDRRVTESSMTPDLLNFKKGWMTKLHEDGMWKKHWFVLTDQSLRYYKDSIAEEASVLDGEIDLSTCYDVKEFPVQRNYGFQILCKEGACTLSAMTSGIRRNWIQAIMKNVRPTIAPDVTRSLPDERLKAQVLLEPCLQTAPEPDSNPEDPKTDPRKSRVRERRREGRSKTFDWSDFKMDHTDRPVKARADTVELSSSFSTTSSYLSPSSSPSSLVSSPVSSSSLQTSSVSGAHPPYRTEESEKENIRRGATSDNTTSATHVPNTVTVTMMSTRNATPLAQPLTPECQERGKMEVDHPMVTHHDSGDGKDDRTPGVRDEIEQRWHQVETTPLREEKQVPINSTSGVSGSSERLPAHELAVLLDKELGQKQKELDKLQKQNNVLKERLENALGREQNAREGYVLQTATPPSSSLHRMPCQRLNVLNQDLQDELEAQKRKQDLTHQQIRTLKRSCTEAQSSVDRHEADIQALQTKLTSAMAEILASEEAVARMRNELKLEQERSKEQEEEHGLSETTLRAQLKDSEDRLREVEASLLEKKQALRQLERQQALQRDHMRDVQRLQERLRVVTARLTATEEGQVLKEERLKKEQHSMQESNERERENLCRRLAEAESAQKEMQSKLVEAEQQVETLLRGRHASVGREYREEMLKVQEELAQKADIAESLKEAVRMLEEEKGHLTCRCQELLNQIAEADREVNKLRDCLEKEEADYNTLERSYERATQEFQKMSQFLREKEEEIQQTKEVYERLVARKEDDLKEAVVKVTALGNSLEKTEQKLQAKEEFICQISQKLLDKVEPCGAEKDLQAKLIIAEERIAELEQHLSALQLGYADLQKEKQKCSEYSKKGRLKSSASFSPSTALPLFSDNTSLNKDAQASGLRVRVSSIQCQKYINAEGLETSQMSSTFADAKKKDNRDVNDDIRLTERHSPPDITFPHSCDPEKFISIIHVLETKLLATEGKLRDLTQNLEERRSIQTERPSKIDLKTETKPGPDTEFVCGSVMQDNAASQHYTGALACVENSREKVGALLSGCHDTVDSELRSLSGIEKDLVDAALCIRQGQKMLEVQSPVVHQSRASETVDTEALRLFAKTLSFEAVVLNKMALLMQSSKSDLLQALGEIWDNLQNIKRNDDDCLAIDYADVLTRKLMLEGEFWKELEEAEPRIAISKEGSVSADAEVDGTFIFNTLIKAELSYSIQNIKRCYEEKFEMLKKELSEAQTKLRQREVALEAIIEASKRPDLQNIINEVKCRFGFSKQTLADIHPPELAPYVEQIEMDEARDLAEEVIDRHLAGEMTTCGVDSIESLQNAHDSLARELQRQALSLHKYAQEIESGRNQPGLAKMFHALIGHQSSQYFTSTSLCMREALIQAQVAYVACRLRAAHEQEMGWFKQTSESMDVLVQQHAHNVGVIQEKYEASLEEERLEFTCTMGTLQRDNETLKNEISQHVDRLSQQQEQLGLLEERFKNETEDLRRRHKQELSQAERGRTSTELSLMETTADSQRKLEVLLVDMDTMEERHDSHVRKLEEQFEQRVCKLQQVHKQQMDKLSSHYVDNIESVQDDRRDKKCPDVSPPRDEAAALMGEGDRGRGENAQHLSEVDSMMLLKDRIQELESQMNTMRDELENKHLEGDVASLRAKYQRDFESLKATCERGFSAMEETHQKVIHDLQRQHQREISKLMEERERLLAEETAATIAAIEAMKNAHKEEMEKTHRSQLSGLNSDIDELRLQYEEELQSIHRELEVLSEQYSQKCLENAHLAQALEAERQALRQCQRENQELNAHNQELNNRLTAEIMRMRSCFSGETALSPFTQGKDVYELEVLLRIKESEIQYLKQEIHSLKDELQSALRDKKYATDKYKGIYTELSIVKAKSDCDISKLKEKLLIATEALGERTGDGALSPGYDIMKSKSNPDFMKKQSKLSRGIRSKSLKEGLTVQDRVKIFETTGSKQI; from the exons CCCAGCACTCTGCCCCAGGGTACAATCAACATGAACCAGTGCTCGGACGTCATCGATGGGGAGACCAGGACGGGTCAGAAGAACTCTCTGTGCATCCTGACCCCTGAGAGAGAGCACTTCATACGGGCTGAGTGTAAAGAGATCATCAACGG GTGGCAGGAGGCTCTGACTGTGTACCCTCGGACCAACAAGCAGAACCAGAAGAAAAAACGCAAGGTTGATCCACCCACTCAACAG GAGCCTGGCCCTGCAAAGGTGACGGTGACCAGCAGCAGTGGAGGAAGCATCCCCTGCCTGCCCAGCAGTATTGCGAGTGCAGCGCATGTCCCGATGAGCCGAGCGACTCTTTGGCAGGAGGAGAGCCGCTGGAGCAGGGCCACCATCCCCTGCAGCCGCAGCACGTCCTGTATCAGCCAGCTGAGCCAGAGCCGGCCAGACTCCAGTATCTCTACTCAAGATGGTGGGAAAATTCATTGGCTTTTCAGGcacagaa ATAGTGGCACCGTAAGTACTGGACGCAAGGTACGAGTTGAGAGTGGCTACTTTTCCCTGGAGAAGACCAAGTCGGAGCCCTCTCCACCGTCTGCACAGCATTTCCAGCCTCCCCTGCATCTGCCCCTggcctcttcatcctcatcctcctatTTAGGGGCCCTCAATCCCAG CTCCTCCCAGAGCTCACTAGACTCTGAACCCAGTAGCACTACACCCACATGGGAGGGAAATGGTGCTGGTGGAGGAAGCACCGGTAGTGCCACTGGTGGAGGCAGTAGAGTGGGCCAGTCTGGCCGGGATTACACATCACTGTCTGATGTGCCTCGGGCCCGTAGACTGAGCTACTGTGAAGCCTTCCGCTCAGACAAAAAGCGCCAAGAGTTGAGGGCACGGACACGAAGTCCTGGCAGGGAGGAGGTGGCTCGGCTGTTTGGGCAGGAGCGCAG ACGTTCTCAAGTCATCGGACAATTTGAGGAGGGTCAGCAGTCGGAGCGCATGGACACAAGCAGCTCCAGCGAGCCTCCTGCTAACGCCACGCTGCTCCAGAGACAAGGCCGCAGTGAGAGACGTCACCTGCCTAACAAGCAT gAGATGTCACTGGATGCAGGAAAGGACCGTTCAGTCCCTGATGTGTCTGGCTCCACTGTTGCTAATTTAAGAAGAGCCAAATCACTGGACCGCAGAGTCACGGAGTCCTCAATGACT CCAGACTTGCTGAACTTCAAAAAAGGATGGATGACCAAGCTGCATGAAGATGGAATG TGGAAGAAGCACTGGTTCGTCCTGACGGATCAGAGTTTGAGATATTACAAGGACTCGATAGCTGAGGAG GCTTCAGTACTGGATGGTGAGATTGACCTTTCCACGTGTTATGATGTCAAAGAGTTTCCCGTCCAGAGGAATTATGGCTTCCAAATCCTG TGTAAAGAGGGAGCATGCACCCTGTCGGCCATGACCTCTGGAATCCGTCGCAACTGGATTCAGGCCATTATGAAGAATGTGCGACCCACTATTGCCCCAGATGTCACCCG CTCACTCCCTGATGAGAGGTTAAAAGCTCAAGTGTTGTTGGAGCCGTGTCTGCAGACCGCCCCCGAACCAGACTCCAATCCTGAGGACCCAAAGACCGAT CCCCGTAAAAGCCGTGTTCGCGAACGCAGGCGAGAGGGACGCTCAAAGACTTTTGACTGGTCTGATTTCAAAATGGATCACACGGACAGGCCTGTGAAGGCACGGGCAGACACAGTCGAACTCAGCTCATCATTCTCGACAACATCTTCATATTTGTCCCCCTCTTCTTCGCCTTCCTCATTAGTATCTTCACCTGTCTCTAGCTCTTCCCTCCAAACCTCTTCCGTATCGGGGGCTCACCCACCTTATAGGACTGAGGAGTCAGAAAAGGAGAATATCCGGAGGGGCGCCACTTCAGATAACACAACCAGTGCAACCCACGTGCCAAATACTGTTACTGTTACCATGATGTCGACACGGAACGCCACACCACTGGCACAACCGTTGACACCTGAATGCCAAGAGCGAGGGAAGATGGAAGTAGACCACCCGATGGTAACGCATCATGATAGTGGAGATGGGAAGGACGACAGAACCCCAGGCGTCCGAGACGAAATTGAGCAGCGATGGCATCAGGTGGAGACGACTCCGTTACGAGAGGAGAAGCAGGTGCCAATCAACTCAACTTCAGGAGTCTCTGGAAGCTCTGAGAGACTTCCTGCACATGAGCTTGCTGTGCTGCTTGACAAGGAG TTGGGACAGAAGCAAAAGGAGCTGGACAAACTACAGAAGCAAAACAACGTTTTAAAAGAGCGGTTGGAAAACGCACTTGGGAGAGAGCAAAATGCCCGAGAAGGCTATGTCCTGCAG ACTGCAACACCCCCTTCCTCTTCACTGCACAGAATGCCTTGTCAACGCTTGAACGTGCTTAATCAAGATTTGCAGGACGAGTTGGAGGCCCAAAAGCGCAAGCAGGACCTCACTCACCAGCAGATTCGTACGCTTAAAAGAAGCTGCACAGAAGCCCAGAGTTCTGTAGACCGCCATGAGGCAGATATTCAGGCTCTACAGACTAAACTAACATCTGCAATGGCTGAAATATTGGCAAGTGAAGAGGCTGTGGCCAGAATGCGCAATGAGCTCAAGCTAGAGCAGGAGCGTTCAAAAGAACAAGAGGAGGAACACGGCCTTAGTGAAACCACCCTCCGAGCCCAGCTAAAGGACAGTGAAGATAGACTGCGTGAAGTAGAGGCCAGTctattagaaaaaaaacaggcccTTCGGCAGCTGGAGCGCCAGCAGGCCCTGCAAAGAGACCATATGAGAGATGTGCAGCGGTTGCAGGAGAGGCTGCGAGTGGTGACTGCTCGGCTAACTGCTACTGAAGAGGGTCAGGTGTTGAAAGAGGAGCGTCTGAAGAAGGAGCAGCATAGCATGCAAGAGAGTAacgagagggagcgagagaatCTGTGTAGAAGATTAGCTGAGGCTGAAAGTGCACAGAAAGAGATGCAAAGCAAATTAGTTGAGGCGGAACAGCAGGTGGAGACATTGTTAAGAGGAAGGCACGCTTCAGTTGGGAGAGAGTACAGGGAAGAAATGCTGAAGGTTCAAGAGGAGCTGGCTCAGAAGGCTGACATAGCTGAGTCCCTGAAGGAGGCCGTGCGCATGCTAGAAGAGGAGAAAGGCCATCTCACCTGCCGCTGTCAGGAGCTTCTCAACCAGATTGCAGAAGCGGACCGTGAGGTGAATAAACTCCGCGATTGTCTGGAAAAAGAAGAGGCCGATTACAACACCCTGGAGCGCTCCTATGAGAGGGCGACGCAAGAGTTTCAGAAAATGAGCCAGTTtctgagagaaaaagaggaagaaattCAGCAGACGAAGGAAGTGTATGAGAGGCTGGTGGCGCGCAAGGAGGATGACTTGAAAGAGGCCGTTGTTAAAGTGACTGCACTTGGCAATAGCTTGgagaaaacagaacagaagctGCAAGCTAAGGAGGAATTTATTTGCCAAATTAGTCAAAAACTGTTAGATAAAGTTGAGCCGTGTGGTGCTGAGAAGGATCTGCAAGCGAAGCTTATAATTGCAGAGGAACGCATTGCAGAGCTAGAGCAGCATCTCAGCGCTCTGCAGCTGGGCTATGCTGACCTGcaaaaggaaaagcagaagTGTTCAGAATACAGCAAGAAAGGACGACTAAAATCATCTGCTTCCTTCTCACCAAGCACAGCCCTCCCACTTTTCTCTGACAACACATCTCTGAATAAGGACGCTCAGGCCAGTGGACTAAGGGTCCGGGTTTCCAGTATTCAGTGTCAGAAATACATCAATGCTGAGGGCCTGGAAACGAGCCAGATGAGCAGTACATTTGCAGACGCCAAAAAGAAAGATAATCGGGATGTAAATGATGACATCAGACTCACCGAAAGACACAGTCCCCCGGATATCACATTCCCCCACAGTTGTGATCCAGAGAAGTTCATTTCTATCATACATGTTCTAGAAACGAAACTGCTGGCCACTGAGGGTAAACTAAGAGACCTCACGCAGAATCTAGAAGAGCGGCGATCCATCCAAACAGAGCGCCCGTCCAAGATTGATCTAAAGACAGAAACCAAGCCTGGGCCTGATACAGAGTTTGTTTGTGGAAGTGTGATGCAAGATAATGCTGCGAGTCAGCATTACACTGGGGCCCTGGCGTGTGTGGAAAATAGTCGCGAGAAAGTCGGCGCTCTTCTCAGTGGCTGTCATGATACTGTTGATTCGGAGCTGCGCTCGTTGTCAGGGATAGAGAAAGATTTGGTCGATGCGGCGCTGTGCATCAGGCAGGGACAAAAAATGTTGGAAGTGCAATCACCAGTCGTCCATCAAAGTCGAGCCTCAGAGACTGTAGACACAGAAGCGTTGCGGCTTTTTGCCAAGACATTGTCTTTTGAGGCAGTAGTGTTGAACAAGATGGCTTTGTTGATGCAGAGTTCAAAGTCTGACCTCCTACAAGCTCTTGGTGAGATTTGGGACAACCTACAGAACATCAAAAGGAATGACGATGATTGCTTGGCGATAGATTATGCTGATGTCTTGACCAGGAAGTTGATGTTAGAGGGTGAATTCTGGAAAGAACTGGAGGAAGCTGAGCCAAGAATAGCTATATCCAAAGAAGGCAGTGTTTCAGCTGATGCAGAGGTCGACGGCACGTTCATCTTTAACACCTTAATCAAAGCAGAACTGTCTTATTCTATTCAAAACATTAAACGCTGCTATGAGGAGAAATTTGAAATGCTGAAAAAGGAGTTGTCTGAAGCCCAAACAAAGCTGCGTCAAAGGGAGGTGGCTCTGGAAGCAATTATTGAAGCTTCCAAAAGGCCTGATTTGCAAAACATAATAAATGAGGTCAAATGTAGATTTGGGTTTAGTAAACAAACGCTAGCCGACATTCACCCGCCTGAGCTTGCTCCGTACGTGGAGCAGATTGAAATGGATGAGGCGCGGGATTTGGCTGAGGAAGTAATAGACAGACACTTGGCTGGAGAAATGACGACTTGTGGTGTTGACTCTATTGAATCGTTGCAGAATGCACATGACAGCCTAGCTCGTGAGCTTCAGAGACAAGCACTCAGTCTCCATAAGTATGCTCAAGAGATAGAAAGTGGTAGAAACCAGCCCGGATTGGCTAAAATGTTCCACGCTCTTATAGGGCACCAATCATCACAATATTTCACGAGTACCTCTCTTTGTATGCGTGAAGCTCTAATCCAGGCTCAAGTGGCTTACGTGGCGTGTAGGCTGCGGGCCGCGCACGAACAAGAAATGGGCTGGTTTAAACAGACCAGTGAGAGCATGGATGTTCTTGTCCAGCAGCATGCCCACAATGTCGGTGTAATCCAAGAGAAGTACGAAGCCTCCTTAGAGGAAGAGCGCCTGGAATTCACGTGTACCATGGGCACTCTCCAGCGTGACAATGAAACCCTGAAGAATGAGATAAGCCAACATGTGGACCGGctctcccagcagcaggagcagctgggTCTCctggaggagcgtttcaaaaatgAGACTGAAGATCTGAGGCGGCGGCACAAGCAGGAGCTCAGCCAAGCGGAGAGAGGTCGCACGTCAACGGAGCTGTCCCTCATGGAGACGACGGCCGACAGTCAACGCAAGTTAGAGGTTCTGCTGGTGGACATGGACACCATGGAGGAGCGGCACGATAGTCACGTGAGGAAACTGGAGGAGCAGTTTGAGCAAAGGGTCTGCAAGCTCCAacaagtccacaaacagcagatGGACAAGTTAAGTTCTCACTATGTGGACAACATTGAATCTGTGCAAGACGACCGACGGGACAAAAAGTGTCCGGACGTTTCACCGCCTCGTGACGAGGCCGCCGCACTAATGGGAGAGGGAGAccgagggaggggggagaaCGCGCAGCACCTGTCAGAGGTGGACTCCATGATGCTACTGAAGGACCGGATCCAGGAGCTGGAGTCTCAGATGAACACCATGAGGGATGAACTGGAGAACAAGCACCTTGAAGGAGATGTGGCCAGCCTGAGAGCGAAATACCAGAGAGACTTTGAAAGTCTTAAG GCCACATGTGAACGTGGCTTTTCAGCAATGGAAGAAACGCACCAGAAAGTAATTCACGACCTCCAAAGGCAGCATCAGAGGGAGATTTCCAAACTCAtggaagagcgagagagactaTTGGCTGAGGAGACTGCTGCTACAATCGCTG CTATAGAAGCTATGAAGAATGCACACAAGGAGGAAATGGAGAAGACTCATCGCTCCCAACTGAGTGGACTGAACTCTGACATTGATGAACTTCGCTTACAATATga AGAAGAGCTGCAGTCCATCCACAGAGAACTGGAGGTGCTGTCGGAGCAGTATTCACAGAAGTGCCTGGAAAACGCTCACCTGGCTCAGGCGCTGGAGGCTGAGAGGCAGGCCCTCAGGCAGTGTCAGAGAGAGAACCAGGAGCTAAATGCTCACAATCAG GAACTAAACAACCGACTGACTGCAGAGATCATGCGGATGCGCTCTTGTTTCAGCGGTGAAACGGCGCTGTCTCCATTTACCCAGGGCAAAGACGTGTATGAACTGGAG GTGTTGTTGCGCATTAAAGAGTCAGAGATCCAGTATCTTAAGCAGGAAATCCACTCTCTGAAAGACGAGCTGCAGTCTGCGTTGCGG GACAAGAAGTATGCCACCGACAAATACAAGGGCATCTACACAGAGCTCAGCATTGTGAAAGCAAAGTCCGACTGCGACATCAGCAAGCTGAAGGAGAAACTGCTGATTGCCACCGAAGCTTTAGGCGAGAGGACTGGCGATGGAGCGCTCTCACCTGGATACG ataTCATGAAATCAAAGAGTAATCCAGACTTCATGAAAAAGCAGTCAAAGCTATCAAGAGGCATCAGATCAAAG AGCCTGAAGGAGGGACTAACTGTGCAGGACCGTGTGAAGATTTTTGAGACGACGGGTTCCAAACAGATCTAA
- the prr35 gene encoding proline-rich protein 35 — protein sequence MSKDDACKVTSASKHKERKPKKPHYIPRPWGKPYNYKCFQCPFTCMEKSHLYNHMKYSLCKNSLSLLIESDWPYKKGSILQPEQLRPLQVAHDLQVSGKDGLEHATGIEERKRLQRVVVEEGEDRDSHGPEEEEEGGREGVEIAGLMKGSSGNSGGDAAEGATKKTKQPESELLMADMLSLEDQLLRARSVEVEAQLKHYKLSKAAPGLLSEQWRLFTSSHIKAKAEGAQPRVGSSIPCYPPPPNLMDYQDPTGLNLSMLGLGYPISPGLFSYMSSALPSAAGGVTTQTHAQLAQFPFLASAAQLMHPVSNAHADRALIPPRLYYPFLCGHSFGPASSHSDANKVLKTSPNDLDVNAIAGSHPKVNLWKVPALRPGAATASPVGWLSPQRDSPDQGSRLGDKLPAASKEGKGSWSLKRTAAPLRIHEAPAEKKPAMSFTLDFLKRIPTASALNVTADKRLFHGSLQEAPLQTQPGELWYNDPLTSPRSDSSPPSTCGGPKSQEPTAARPTGEGASESVAALLSDLSKALQEYQEAERNISHLEEEGLPAQHHLWEHLSKIRSELSHIHQALERTARQSDGPLDLSVKRGSPDLAVDRAVTEDGGLRDNTTETEKEDQELEDKKEEEEIENERKAMKASWESRKQSLDMLIKMSQASALNTEVLSPGGLGARSTIGEALWPSRTTKCEADSSVLLCPDGRSVVFTDIPSTAKPPKRPPSIQRLEAQCPPSPLTAMDS from the exons ATGTCCAAAGACGACGCTTGCAAGGTGACATCGGCCAGCAAACACAAGGAACGCAAACCTAAGAAGCCTCACTATATCCCCCGGCCATGGGGCAAACCCTACAACTACAAATGCTTCCAGTGCCCCTTCACCTGCATGGAGAAATCTCACCTGTACAACCACATGAAGTACAGCCTGTGCAAAAACTCCCTGTCTCTGCTCATAGAGTCGGACTGGCCGTATAAGAAGGGAAGCATCCTGCAACCGGAACAACTGCGACCGCTTCAGGTGGCACACGACCTTCAAGTAAGCGGGAAAGACGGGCTTGAGCACGCAACGGGGATcgaggagagaaagaggctaCAGAGGGTCGTCgtggaggaaggggaggacaGAGATAGCCATGGacctgaagaggaagaggaaggtggacGAGAAGGGGTAGAAATCGCTGGGCTGATGAAGGGGAGCTCTGGTAACAGTGGCGGAGATGCAGCAGAGGGCGCCACCAAGAAGACCAAACAGCCGGAATCAGAGCTCCTCATGGCCGACATGCTCTCCCTGGAAGATCAGCTTTTGCGGGCGCGCTCGGTAGAGGTGGAGGCTCAGCTCAAACACTACAAGCTGTCCAAGGCGGCTCCCGGCCTGCTGTCGGAGCAGTGGAGGCTGTTCACCTCCAGCCACATTAAGGCCAAGGCTGAAGGTGCTCAGCCCAGAGTGGGCAGTTCAATCCCTTGCTATCCTCCCCCCCCGAACCTGATGGATTACCAGGATCCCACCGGACTCAACCTGTCAATGCTGGGGCTCGGCTACCCCATCAGCCCCGGCCTATTCTCCTACATGAGCTCAGCTCTTCCCTCCGCCGCTGGAGGTGTCACCACACAGACCCATGCCCAGCTCGCCCAATTTCCTTTCCTGGCGTCGGCCGCTCAGCTGATGCACCCCGTTTCCAACGCCCACGCGGACAGAGCGCTCATCCCCCCTCGCCTCTACTATCCCTTCCTTTGCGGGCACTCATTTGGACCGGCCTCTAGTCACAGCGACGCCAACAAAGTCCTCAAGACATCCCCGAACGATCTAGACGTGAACGCCATCGCGGGTTCCCATCCTAAAGTGAATCTATGGAAAGTGCCGGCTTTACGACCAGGGGCCGCCACAGCCTCCCCCGTTGGCTGGTTGTCGCCCCAGAGAGACTCACCCGACCAGGGCTCCCGGTTGGGGGATAAACTTCCAGCAGCATCCAAAGAGGGTAAAGGAAGCTGGAGCCTCAAGAGGACGGCGGCGCCGCTGAGAATCCATGAGGCGCCTGCGGAGAAAAAGCCGGCAATGAGTTTCACTTTGGACTTTTTGAAACGTATCCCAACAGCATCGGCTCTTAACGTGACTGCGGATAAACGTCTGTTCCATGGGAG TTTACAGGAGGCTCCGCTTCAGACCCAGCCCGGCGAGCTGTGGTACAACGATCCGCTGACCAGTCCCCGCAGTGACTCATCTCCTCCATCTACCTGTGGGGGCCCAAAAAGCCAGGAACCGACCGCTGCCCGGCCGACGGGGGAGGGAGCCTCAGAGTCAGTAGCGGCTCTCCTCAGCGACTTGTCCAAGGCCCTGCAGGAGTACCAGGAAGCCGAGCGCAACATCTCCCATTTGGAGGAGGAGGGCCTCCCGGCTCAACACCACCTCTGGGAACACCTGAGCAAGATCCGTAGTGAGCTCTCCCACATACACCAGGCACTGGAGCGGACCGCCCGCCAGAGCGACGGGCCCCTCGACCTGTCGGTGAAGAGAGGCTCGCCGGATCTGGCCGTCGACCGCGCCGTGACAGAGGACGGCGGCCTCAGAGACAACACGACAGAAACGGAGAAGGAGgaccaggagctggaggataaaaaagaggaggaagagattgAGAACGAGAGGAAGGCGATGAAAGCTTCCTGGGAGAGTCGGAAGCAGTCGCTGGACATGCTGATCAAGATGAGTCAAGCGTCGGCGTTAAACACAGAGGTTCTCTCTCCTGGTGGTCTCGGAGCGAGGTCCACCATTGGTGAGGCCTTATGGCCAAGCAGAACCACCAAGTGTGAGGCAGACTCCAGCGTCCTGCTCTGTCCCGACGGTCGATCGGTGGTTTTCACAGACATCCCCTCCACGGCAAAACCCCCAAAGAGACCCCCGTCTATTCAGCGACTAGAAGCCCAGTGTCCTCCGAGCCCTTTGACCGCCATGGACAGCTAA